In the genome of Bradyrhizobium sp. CIAT3101, one region contains:
- a CDS encoding oxidoreductase yields MTDWTTADIPSLSGKTVVVTGATGGLGYETVLALAGAGAIVILTGRNDAKGLRAIEGICAQFPNALIAYEHLDLASLASVADFARRFAASNDQLDLLVNNAGVMALPKRLETEDGFEMQLGTNYLGHYALTARLLPQLRRVKGPRIVNLSSLAHRTGAIHFDDLQSQRSYRPWRAYCQSKLAMLMFSLELQRRSDAAGWGLRSVAAHPGYARTDLIPNGPGTNSFQSRVSRWLQPFISQSAAEGALPTLFAATSPAAEPGGYYGPNWFYELKGPPVEARIMPRAKDFASAAKLWDVSATLTGVSFDAIAAAA; encoded by the coding sequence ATGACCGACTGGACCACGGCAGACATCCCCTCGCTCAGCGGCAAGACCGTCGTCGTCACCGGGGCCACCGGCGGCCTCGGCTATGAGACGGTGCTGGCGCTGGCGGGCGCCGGAGCCATCGTCATACTGACAGGGCGCAACGACGCAAAGGGGCTGCGGGCGATCGAAGGCATTTGCGCGCAGTTTCCCAACGCCTTGATCGCCTATGAGCATCTCGACCTCGCCAGCCTGGCGTCGGTCGCCGATTTCGCCCGGCGTTTTGCCGCCAGCAACGACCAGCTCGACCTCCTCGTCAACAATGCCGGCGTGATGGCGCTGCCGAAACGGCTTGAGACCGAGGATGGTTTCGAGATGCAGCTCGGCACCAATTATCTCGGCCATTATGCCCTGACGGCCCGCCTGCTGCCGCAGCTCCGCCGCGTCAAGGGGCCGCGGATCGTCAACCTCTCCAGCCTCGCGCATCGCACCGGCGCGATCCATTTCGATGATCTGCAGAGCCAGCGGTCCTATCGTCCCTGGCGCGCCTACTGCCAGTCCAAGCTCGCAATGCTGATGTTCTCGCTCGAATTGCAGCGGCGCAGCGATGCGGCCGGCTGGGGCCTGCGGAGTGTTGCCGCGCATCCCGGCTACGCGCGCACCGATCTCATTCCGAACGGTCCGGGCACCAACAGCTTCCAGTCGCGCGTGAGCCGGTGGCTCCAGCCCTTCATCAGCCAGTCCGCGGCGGAAGGCGCGCTGCCGACCCTGTTCGCGGCGACCTCGCCGGCCGCGGAGCCCGGCGGCTATTACGGCCCCAACTGGTTCTACGAATTGAAGGGGCCGCCGGTCGAGGCGCGGATCATGCCGCGGGCGAAGGATTTCGCGTCCGCGGCCAAGCTGTGGGATGTCTCGGCGACGCTGACCGGTGTATCCTTCGACGCGATCGCGGCCGCCGCATGA
- a CDS encoding NAD(P)H-binding protein: MRVIIFGATGMVGQGVLRECLVDAGVARVLVVGRSPVGVRNAKLTEIIHDDFTDYSKIEAQLAGYDACFFCLGVSSIGMSEDRYRHLTYDITLAAAATLARLNPQMTFTYVTGAGTDSTEKGSRMWARVKGKTENDLLKLPFKAAYMFRPGAIQPLHGIRSKTAWVQAVYDVTWPLWSVLRRISPGLVTSTEQMGRAMIHVARVGYPRRVLEMNDINSL; this comes from the coding sequence ATGCGTGTCATCATTTTCGGCGCGACCGGCATGGTCGGGCAGGGTGTGTTGCGTGAATGTCTGGTCGATGCCGGTGTCGCGCGTGTGCTCGTGGTCGGACGCAGTCCGGTCGGCGTGCGCAATGCCAAGCTGACCGAGATCATCCACGACGATTTCACCGACTATTCGAAGATCGAGGCGCAGCTCGCAGGCTATGACGCCTGCTTCTTCTGCCTCGGCGTTTCCTCGATCGGCATGAGCGAGGACCGCTACCGCCATCTCACCTACGACATCACGCTCGCGGCGGCGGCGACGCTAGCGCGGCTCAATCCACAGATGACCTTCACCTATGTCACCGGCGCCGGCACCGATTCCACCGAGAAGGGTTCGCGGATGTGGGCGCGCGTCAAGGGCAAGACCGAGAACGATCTGCTCAAGCTGCCGTTCAAGGCCGCCTACATGTTCCGGCCCGGCGCGATCCAGCCCCTGCACGGAATCCGCTCGAAGACGGCCTGGGTGCAAGCGGTCTACGACGTGACCTGGCCGCTGTGGTCGGTGCTGCGCCGGATCTCGCCCGGGCTCGTCACCTCGACCGAGCAGATGGGGCGCGCCATGATCCATGTGGCCAGGGTTGGCTATCCCAGGAGGGTGCTGGAGATGAACGATATCAATAGCCTCTAG
- a CDS encoding DUF2948 family protein, producing MSPQLKLIALDADDLAVISTHVQDARVQPSDIIWRQGEKRLVVGMSRLDWEQTLAGEAEPRRLVSALRFDRVLACKSRNIDLATPEAVLDLVGIEFHPQDGRDEEPGGSALLLFAQGGAIRLDVECLECELTDLGADELGTGLAIEGEG from the coding sequence ATGTCTCCCCAGCTCAAACTGATCGCGCTCGATGCGGACGATCTCGCGGTGATCTCCACCCATGTGCAGGATGCCCGGGTGCAGCCTTCCGACATCATCTGGCGGCAGGGCGAGAAGCGCCTGGTGGTCGGGATGAGCCGGCTGGACTGGGAGCAGACGCTGGCGGGCGAGGCCGAGCCGCGTCGGCTGGTGTCGGCGCTTCGCTTCGACCGCGTGCTCGCCTGCAAGTCGCGCAACATCGATCTCGCGACGCCTGAGGCGGTCCTGGACCTCGTCGGTATCGAGTTTCATCCCCAGGACGGTCGCGATGAGGAGCCCGGCGGCAGCGCGCTCTTGCTGTTCGCCCAGGGCGGCGCCATCCGCCTCGACGTCGAATGCCTGGAATGCGAGCTGACCGATTTGGGCGCGGACGAACTGGGAACGGGGCTGGCGATCGAGGGAGAGGGGTGA
- the yacG gene encoding DNA gyrase inhibitor YacG: protein MDDHVKKPASPLKTCPICGKPQVEATRPFCSSRCRDVDLNRWLKGCYVIPGRDDEVDDVE from the coding sequence ATGGACGACCACGTCAAAAAGCCCGCCTCGCCCCTCAAAACCTGCCCGATCTGCGGCAAGCCGCAGGTGGAGGCCACCCGTCCGTTCTGCTCGTCGCGCTGCCGCGACGTCGACCTGAACCGCTGGCTGAAAGGTTGCTACGTCATCCCCGGCCGGGATGATGAGGTGGATGACGTAGAATAA
- a CDS encoding low molecular weight phosphatase family protein — protein sequence MAGPPRTRDPQSVLFACAMNSVRSPMAESLLRHMFPQGLYVKSAGARKGELDPFAVAVMAELGQDISIHKPQTFEELEDWEGLNFDLIITLSPEAHHKALELTRTLAADVEYWPTHDPTTMEGSRDQKLAAYREVCDQLLMRIRRRFAKVGAASG from the coding sequence ATGGCGGGTCCGCCACGCACACGCGATCCGCAATCGGTGCTGTTTGCCTGCGCCATGAACAGCGTGCGCTCGCCGATGGCCGAGAGCCTGTTGCGGCACATGTTCCCGCAGGGCCTCTACGTGAAATCGGCCGGCGCCAGAAAAGGCGAGCTCGATCCGTTCGCGGTGGCCGTGATGGCCGAGCTCGGCCAGGACATCTCCATCCACAAGCCGCAGACCTTCGAGGAGCTGGAGGACTGGGAGGGGCTGAATTTCGACCTCATCATCACGCTCTCGCCGGAAGCGCACCACAAGGCGCTGGAGCTGACCCGCACGCTCGCCGCCGACGTCGAATACTGGCCGACGCATGACCCCACCACCATGGAGGGCAGCCGCGACCAGAAGCTCGCTGCCTATCGCGAGGTCTGCGACCAGCTGCTGATGCGGATCCGACGGCGTTTCGCCAAGGTCGGCGCGGCGAGCGGGTAG
- the hisD gene encoding histidinol dehydrogenase, with protein sequence MPVRLDRSSADFDQRFAAFLAAKREVSADVEAAARAIVDDVAKRGDAALLEATAKFDRLRLDASGLRISAAEIEAATKACDAATLDALKLARDRIETYHRRQLPKDERFTDPLGVELGWRYTAIESAGLYVPGGTAAYPSSVLMNAVPAKVAGVSRLVMVVPSPDGKLNPLVLAAAHLGGVSEIYRVGGAQAVAALAYGTATIAPVAKIVGPGNAYVAAAKRLVFGKVGIDMIAGPSEVLVIADDTGNADWIAADLLAQAEHDASAQSILITDSARLAADVEKAVEAQLKTLPRAGIAGKSWADFGAIIMVKSLADAIPLADAIAAEHLEIMTGDPDALAAKIRNAGAVFLGAHTPEAIGDYVGGSNHVLPTARSARFSSGLGVADFMKRTSILKCGPDQLRALGPAAMTLGQAEGLDAHSRSIGLRLNLS encoded by the coding sequence ATGCCCGTTCGTCTCGACCGCAGCAGCGCCGATTTTGACCAGCGATTCGCGGCCTTCCTCGCCGCCAAGCGAGAGGTCTCGGCCGATGTCGAGGCGGCCGCGCGCGCCATCGTCGACGACGTCGCCAAGCGGGGCGATGCCGCGCTGCTCGAGGCGACCGCAAAGTTCGATCGGCTGAGGCTGGACGCCTCCGGCCTGCGCATTTCGGCAGCCGAGATCGAAGCTGCGACAAAGGCCTGCGATGCGGCGACGCTGGATGCGCTGAAACTCGCGCGTGACCGGATCGAGACTTACCATCGTCGCCAGCTCCCGAAGGACGAGCGCTTCACCGACCCGCTCGGGGTCGAGCTCGGCTGGCGTTACACGGCAATCGAATCCGCTGGCCTCTATGTGCCGGGCGGCACTGCGGCCTATCCGTCGTCGGTGCTGATGAACGCAGTGCCTGCAAAAGTCGCCGGCGTCTCGCGCCTGGTGATGGTGGTGCCGTCGCCCGACGGCAAGCTCAATCCGCTAGTGCTGGCGGCAGCCCATCTCGGTGGCGTCAGCGAGATCTACCGCGTCGGCGGAGCGCAGGCCGTGGCCGCACTCGCTTACGGCACCGCGACGATTGCGCCGGTCGCCAAGATCGTCGGTCCCGGCAATGCCTATGTCGCCGCCGCAAAGCGGCTGGTCTTCGGCAAGGTTGGTATCGACATGATCGCCGGCCCCTCCGAGGTGCTGGTGATTGCTGACGATACCGGCAATGCCGACTGGATCGCCGCCGATCTGCTGGCGCAAGCCGAGCATGACGCCAGCGCGCAATCGATCCTGATCACTGACTCGGCGCGCCTTGCCGCCGATGTCGAGAAGGCGGTCGAAGCGCAGCTCAAGACGCTGCCGCGCGCCGGAATTGCCGGCAAGTCCTGGGCCGATTTCGGCGCCATCATCATGGTGAAGTCTCTCGCTGATGCCATTCCGCTCGCCGATGCAATCGCCGCCGAGCATCTCGAGATCATGACCGGTGATCCCGATGCGCTTGCTGCAAAGATCCGCAACGCCGGTGCTGTCTTCCTCGGCGCGCATACGCCGGAGGCGATCGGCGATTATGTCGGCGGCTCCAACCACGTGCTGCCGACGGCGCGCTCGGCGCGATTCTCCTCAGGGCTCGGGGTCGCCGATTTCATGAAGCGCACCTCGATCCTGAAATGCGGCCCGGACCAGCTGCGTGCGCTGGGACCTGCCGCGATGACGCTTGGACAAGCGGAGGGGTTGGATGCCCATTCGCGCTCGATTGGATTGCGCCTCAATCTGTCATGA
- a CDS encoding Maf-like protein has translation MLGRPKFVLASGSPRRLSLLNQAGIDPDALRPADVDETPKRGELPRACANRLARAKADAALKSVQLDDELRGAFILSADTVVAVGRRILPKANLVDEAAQCLRLLSGRNHRVYTAITLVTPREAFRQRLVETRVRFKRLSEDDIQAYIGSGEWRGKAGGYAVQGIAGSFVVKMVGSYTNVVGLPLYETTTLLGGEGFPIRFGWLNATAV, from the coding sequence ATGCTCGGCCGCCCCAAATTCGTTCTTGCCTCCGGTTCGCCGCGACGCCTGTCGCTGCTCAACCAGGCCGGCATCGACCCGGACGCGCTCCGGCCGGCCGATGTCGACGAGACGCCGAAGCGGGGCGAGCTGCCGCGCGCCTGCGCCAATCGCCTGGCGCGGGCCAAGGCCGATGCGGCGCTGAAATCGGTGCAACTGGACGACGAGCTGCGCGGCGCCTTCATCCTGTCGGCCGATACGGTCGTGGCGGTCGGCCGCCGCATCCTGCCCAAGGCCAATCTGGTGGACGAGGCCGCGCAGTGCCTGCGGCTGCTGTCGGGCCGCAACCACCGCGTCTACACCGCGATCACCCTGGTGACGCCGCGCGAGGCGTTCCGCCAGCGCCTGGTCGAGACCCGCGTCCGCTTCAAGCGCCTGTCGGAAGACGACATCCAGGCCTATATCGGCTCCGGCGAATGGCGCGGCAAAGCCGGCGGCTACGCCGTGCAGGGCATCGCGGGCTCGTTCGTGGTGAAGATGGTGGGCTCCTACACCAACGTCGTCGGCCTGCCGCTCTACGAGACCACGACGCTGCTCGGCGGCGAGGGCTTTCCGATCCGTTTCGGCTGGCTCAACGCCACCGCCGTCTGA
- a CDS encoding UPF0262 family protein, whose protein sequence is MTQPPEQDDSTNRIVAVTLDEDSIGRSGPDIEHERAIAIYDLIEQNLFAPDGSDGKGPFTLHIGITGSRLMFDIRREDGTPVVAHLLSLTPFRRIVKDYFMICDSYYQAIRTATPDKIEAIDMGRRGIHDEGSRTLQERLKGKVRVDFETSRRLFTLITVLHWKG, encoded by the coding sequence ATGACCCAGCCGCCCGAACAGGACGACTCGACCAATCGCATCGTCGCGGTCACCCTCGACGAAGACTCGATCGGCCGTTCCGGGCCCGACATCGAGCATGAGCGCGCGATCGCGATCTACGATCTGATCGAGCAGAACCTGTTCGCGCCAGATGGTTCGGACGGCAAGGGGCCGTTCACGCTGCACATCGGCATCACCGGCAGCCGGCTGATGTTCGACATCCGCCGCGAGGACGGCACGCCCGTGGTCGCGCATCTGTTGTCGCTGACGCCGTTCCGACGGATCGTGAAGGATTATTTCATGATCTGCGACAGCTACTACCAGGCGATCCGCACCGCGACCCCGGACAAGATCGAGGCGATCGACATGGGCCGCCGCGGCATCCATGACGAGGGCTCGCGTACGCTGCAGGAGCGGCTGAAGGGCAAGGTACGGGTCGATTTCGAGACCTCGCGCCGGCTGTTCACGCTCATCACCGTTCTGCACTGGAAGGGCTAA